From the genome of Phlebotomus papatasi isolate M1 chromosome 2, Ppap_2.1, whole genome shotgun sequence:
cgaccgttgatttcaaaacactaattttaagttaggttatgttgttcagtacgcgacatgcaatgttgtcataattattttaatatttttggcaaactttattgagtggttgtgataattgtgatccataatgaagagagcgaggataagtaccacaatcgcaaagaaagtggaagccgtcgagcaatttcaatcaatactaaaagttgttgataattttaaaaatgacatggactatagtgcgacccaagtgtcaaatctggaaccaaatatggcctatagcggggctctactgtaatcTTAAATATTTGGGTTGCATTGCACTTAATCTAAAACGAATCTAAATGTTTCTTAATTCTAAATATCTAAACTGGAAactaaattattcttaatatagaatactgaatttgaattttgtaaGAACCGAATGCAAGACTCACACCGAATGATTGTTAATAGAGAGAATAAACCGGTAAAGTAAGGACAAGGAAAGGAAAGGGAACCGAGTAAAAATCCAGGAGACATTCTAGTGGACTGTGCCAATTTCCATCCGAATACCGAACTAAATTCAGAAACACATCAAAAGAATGAGCCTGAGCCACGATATATTCTTTCAGAGCACGTCCCTTACGGAATTAATTCAGTCTCTGAAGAACATACGGGTCCCAAGACTAATTCAGCCGAAACTGATTTAAATCTCCGAGATTTATTCCATCAGAGGTACTCCTAAGAGATTGAGGTCAAATCTACATAGAGTGGGGTCTTCAAAAGTTCaaaataccaagaagatcagAATCATGGAAACCAAAATACCCAGAAGCCAAAATCaagaatgggccaaaatcctggaaAATCCAATAATATGAAAAGTCGAAATCCGGAATAAGCTTAAACTCAGTAAagtccaaaatcccggaaaggccaaaatccaaaaaagcaGAAATCCAAAATGgcccaaaatccagaaaagtccAGTATTTCGGAAATCGAAATCCTaaaaacgccaaaatctcgaaaatccaaACTCTAAAAAAGTCCAGAATCATGGAAACCAAAATACGGAGAAGTCAAAATCAAGAttgaaccaaaatcccgaaagggaaaaatccagaaaagtccaaaatcccgaaaaagtcaaaatccagaaaagtccAAGATCCCAAAagagtcaaaatctcaaaaagtcaaaatctcgaaaagcgaAAATTTGCTTGCCGGAGCAAAGAgaaatttcttgtgtttttcaAAAGTAATAAGTTTCACTTGGATCAAGAAAAATTTCGGTGTTTTTGGGAGATTATAAGTTTCACTTGCTGGGACAAAGAGAATTTTGTTATGTTTGATAAAAGGAAATTATTAGATATTTGGGGTTTTagtccattcgagattttgcttTTCGAAAGTTTGACGTTTGAGTATTGAGCTTACAGGATTTTGTCtactcagaattttggctttacgggtttttggcattcggaattttggctgccaccatTAACTCAAAAGAAAAAGCCCTAATTTTCACATTATCGTCTCAACCACATCTTTTAGTtcacaaaaaattgataaaatcaaaatttccatccctttctCATCGAACGAATTGAATATGTCTGTTCCATTCTTTCGAATTTTCTTATTCTTTAGTTTAGACCgtcaaaacaaattcaatttcgattgCATAGAAAAGAGTGAGATAACTCCTCaatacgtttgagaaagaaagagatatgaaaattttcatatttaataaatttgttgaATCATACATATTCAATTTATATCTAAAAGtctttttatcacaaaataaaTACAGAGAATATTACTCAAAAAACTTCATATaattgtaatattaaaaaacaaCACTTTTAGAAGCGGAAACTTTTGTTTTAATGTTTATGTTCcattaaatcacttttttaaattaaaaccatacaaaatttataatttttttttttttttaaataatcttttgTTAAGCTTTTGCACAATTTAATATCTGAAAACTCATTGTTTTACTTATTCCATTCAGTCCAAAGCAAACAAATGGATGAATAAAGATTAATGATGAGtggattttcaatattaataaagatgcatcaaaatgaattattaaaaaaataatcaggaaaaattttattttttaatctcgaatatatcgctccttggaaattacaaggggccaacttaTTTTCAgctatttttcaggagacagcatgaaagattcaactatgtgtaaataagtatctcaatttaatgactgaacaaaaacaagttatttcttttctatttgtatgagcactaatataaacagcgaaacttttatatttttacctttcaaaatatgtttttttaaagagttagctccttgtcgttcaaAATGATgaatgcaaattttgctgaaattagaaagACAAGGAACcgacttcactgagagaaatccgaaaaagttaaaataacattccggaaatgttaattttaccctgcactattgatcctaaatcggtgtaaatattatgctttttaggtgtattaggggttaaagttaccctttttcgtgttaattttaaacttaaaaatgtgtaaaattaacattaaaaaatgttgatatatttttacacctaaaaaatgttaaagttacgcggaaaaaagttaatcgtagcctctttgtttttctcagtgttgcttgagttagtcccctgtttcacaaaaatttcaacgattaatatattttgtgcccctttactagaaacaaaattatgcaagtaatcaaaaagattaaaatttttaaaaacttttccaataacgaaatttaataacttatatcatctgaaaatttattaaattgtctttctaagtgcattagactctcaaaatcgcaaaaaagtgagttaaccccttgtaatttccaaggagagatatttaatatatttaaaattgaataaaaaaaagtatattgatGTGTGTATTATATCGAACACCAAGTTTCTCGAAGTCCCGTGCTCTTCCGGaacttttctaaatatttttccgGGAAaccggggatctcagtggcgcaataggtaagACCATTGGATTTGGGGTggacgagatctctgactcgactcgcaaagttatgagttcgagtcccgacCGGTGCAAGCAACCTGAATGTCtcgaaaaaagacattttcactgtgataaaacgcaATAAAATGCACCGCGTTTGCCCAAAAAACACTCTGGGAGCATGGGAGAAGCATTcacagcaatataacatgattacattgtaataaagcaggcctgagctaaaagaaaaaccGAAATGAATTTGGTgatgcctgttggcattcttcggtTCGAAATGctgcgaaaattcacgtagagaaaatgagtttttttttaatgtgaaaattgtttaattccaagaaaatccttttaataatttagttgaatacagttatttgggttaattgtgaataattgtcgacattacaacaaaaacattgggataatattttgagctggaagactcatattcttttgagctgtcccaaaattcaggataggtttgagaaaaacccttttgtacaacactatttcggttaataaggaatgcaaaaataCATAtcacaagaagggacacgatctgctaataaggataaaatagaaaagaaaatattttgtcgcatttcagaatttttttgcaaccgcagcgccgccagacatttgtcaagtgagttatttgtgtctctatctctcactCACAGttttgcgcgcgatttaagaactttccatttgaagtgatatttgcatttaatttctttgtatttctgcaagattcaagtaaaagaatatgtagtgaacagctatccgtcttccgacaaagatatcaagaagacaatttctttctatatgagtttttatgtctgttaggggaaaggctcataattttgtccagtttcttattttggacactttgaggataacattggacactaaaaataaatttattaaaatgatggatttttattccaatatttgatgaataatgaattctatctaaatatttgttctttttggaagattttgacactaaatacgttaaattttgaatatgatttgagttgaaattgctttgttgaaaattcagtgtgagcaattgcttacgagaaatatgacagaacttcgtgtttacttcagttcttatttagctttggtgaagtactaacaaagtttgttcgctttttttgagtgatattattgaatactcattgaatattgtgttgattctcgttactggtgatttgtacatttgatctgaagtgagatttgccttgtgaattagatttttcgtgtgaaaaatgggaaatgttttaagacatttaccagtgaggtgatggctcttattttggacaggtgtttttctcacgaaatttcgtgaagttttagcttttgtgatgactaggttggacaaatgcctggagaaacaaaggagcatcatctctacgaaagagatgtagcgagaaatgccttgaaaaattcccggaaaggccagggaatgagcgaatccgtacgtacttggagtaccgaagtcaactcactttatttaatcatatggaaagtttccgggcttctgtgacattctacgtttcccttacatgaacaggaagaggacttggtaagattggttcatgaaataaagaacaatgggcatcctattgaggcggattagctgtccaaatttacagtcaagttggccaaattaataaacaagttgtctaaaataagagccaaagtcacctctacatatcaattcatttttaaacgtattaaaactaattttaataaaaataagacgataaatagcttgctaagtttctaaacaacccttctgaaaagcgagtatcaaaaaaaaatcgattagtattgaaaatatcgcacttcaaacttgggatatcgatgcttatatgcagactgtccaaaattatgagcacttcccctatatctttttggcgcaaaaatatttatcatggcaccgtgaatgagccggattagtgttaccagtatggctatctgtaatttctgTCTGTAAAGTTTTCcgatatgattaataataaattatacaacctctaaaaattgaaaaaataagtgtccgatattacaaGCTgtacgaaatttggcacagttctcTAATAAAATCGGTTTCAGAGGTTTTAGAATAAGATGAATAAATACACAGAATTTTCTCGatataaatgtattttattatttttcattctttacaattttatgtCAACAATCAGCGTGAGTGCCCATCTCTAATTGAGCAGTTCAAAATTCAAACAGTCAAGAAAATTGTTTCCATTCACCAAATAAATCACagtgattgaattttatctTCCCACCAGAATGAAATTGAAATGCTGTTGCTGAGTGCTCGAACGTGATGCCACCATCCTGGTGGAATATAAAGCATTTCTCCGGAATTGAGAATAATCTCATGGAAGGAGACATTTTTGATGTTGGGAAATTGCAGCTCATCGACATTCTCCAGATCAACCTGGGAGGTATTTGAGAGCATTTCTCCTGCAAAAGGATACACATCTTCCGAGTCTTTTGGATCAGCCAGAAGGAGTCTCTTTGTGCCAACAAGTTGTGCCAGGAGATTGTGTTtcttgtcaaaatgaagaggtGATACTGTTCCCCATGGACCAAACCATATTTTGACTTCTACTTCACTCTTGACTTCATTGTCCGGAGACGAAATGTAGCAATAATCTGGGATTCTAATGTCCTCCTGAAGTTCAGGAATTTGATTCAGGAGATCATGCTGAGCCAAATACTCGACAATTGTGTCATTTTTCCGGGAAATAAATTGCCGGTCGATGAAATCTTTCAAACGTACCAATTTCTGACCCCAATTTGACTCTGTATATTGACTTCCGATCTCAATGGGAACTGTTCTGTAGCCAAAGCGTTGAATAAAGTATCCTAGGTCTGACCATTTGGCTCTAGCTGGCCAGTGTTCAATGCAATTCTGGATGAGAACTGGGATTTGGGGCAAGAAGAATTTTTCTCTGAATTCTTGGATTGAGGGAAGTTCGAGGGTatcaatgggaatttttctggtaGTAACTCCATGGGAGGGGGAGGGTTGAATTTTACAGGTCATGGGGAAGCTCTGTGGTTCTTGTCTGAGGGATATTTCCTCACTAATTGAACTTGCACAGGTTTTGAGAATGTCCTGACCATTTTGACTGAGTATCGGAGCTCCAAGTAAAATCCCAGTGTCTAGTTCTTCAAGCCAGGCTATGAGATTTTCAGGATTATTGCGAATCTGGAGATTCAGGAAGACTTCCAGGAAGGTTGCTAGAGAATAATTGATTCTCTGACCAATTGCAACTTTGTTCCAGTGCCCAATGTGGAGCATCTCCCAGGTAAACGTTCTGAGAGCGGAGATTGTGCAAATATTCTCTTGAAATTCCATCCCCAGGGATTCACTGGAAGTTCCTGAATCTTCCTGACTCCTTTTAATGCTCAGAATTGCAGAATTGAACACAAATTTATGCAGTTCATCACAGTTTTCTTCAATGATTTCCTCCACTCTTGGAAGGTGTTTGGAAAAGATTTCCTGGACACTCATCTTGACACTCTTTAAGCACTACACGGAAAGAAATGGTCTGACAAGATAGTACCACTCTAATTTTTGGTAATTCGACCAATTCTCAGGGAAATATCCTATCCGGAGGAGTCTTTGATAAtgttatcaaatatttatagaaaataccTTTGAATAATCTtcataaattcaagaaaatcagGTAAGATCTTGGGAATTTTTAACAGTGTGTCCAggtaaaattttctagcagatCAACTGTCACAGTCACATGGTGATTTTGTTTGTATTTTGTATTCCTACACTCAGGGAAATGGATCTGGAAGCCGGGGTTAGAAAGAGGTGTTGAATATGCACCATGGCTGGCAATCGGGGTTTAGATTTACACCAAAAGAGCgagaaaaagtgaaattcacaCCAACTTTAGTTTAGAAAAATTAACTCCGCCAAGTGTTAGATCCACACTGTTCATACAATTTGTGAAAAGACacacaaaaatgtaatttttgtcaaTCAAAAAAGGCATGATCATGTTTTATATGAATTTAGTACACTTATATttcattacactgtgcaacgatgattttgtccctgggttctcatgctgtTTTtgtctattgctagggtcaaatgatttactaaaatacttatcattttgatttcatttggattttgcgcctggtatttaggaaaacccgtttttgccgttttttgatacttgggtgcctatatctccgattctgctgaaccgatttatttctcactcgggaataatttggtctcctttacatgcccgataaatcctctgaacagatgaagttcgtacaactgacaccagaggcgctgtagtctcatatatgtcagaaaacatggaaaaatcgaactttttagcaactttaatcaagaatatctcgaaaactaggactgtccctaacaatctgttttatgagtttgatagagaattttattagctacattatcatccatgtacaacttttctttcagattattttttagcctcgaaattgaggttcaaacgaaaatcgagcacttcgccaactagagaaaatcctcattatttcacacattttgactttttcttttcaaatttagaaaACTAAGAGTATTTCTTTAACTTGTTTTTGACAACTGTAGGAGTTTAAGCATTTTTACTGTTTTACAAAgtgtgtttagatataatacaagttaATAACTcttaccgtgtaaacagacggaattcccacgaaatatttcattccggacgggaattccggatggaaattcccatattgaactgtcaaatttttaccatttgctctatgcgcctctggtggacttcaagcgcaacacaaaaatgtttcgaagatttgaatttcaaattgtgttttttccgaatataaataagaGGAATATATATCTGGAAGATATTTtaggtactttattttattaaaatggctCTATTATATTACGTGTTGTCTTTTATACTCAATTACTAATATGACAAAGTCTTTAGAATAATTGAAACAGCTTTTGGGATACTCTCAAATAGATTTAGGATGATTCGGGGGGAAATCGAAGTACAGCCAGAGTTTTCTACTACTATTGTACAGGCTGTAATTCTTCTCCACAACTTTATAAGAAAGACCAGCGATAGTAAAGAtctaatttttgattatttgtataataattgaatggaCATTGTTCGAAAGATGTctgtaaaagattttaaaactctattttcaataaattgaacgataaaaagattatttttcttttatttcaaagtaatattttatagccgaaaatttaatttctaaggTTTCCGGCTACAACTCCTATTAGTGATCTTCGACA
Proteins encoded in this window:
- the LOC129803655 gene encoding lysine-specific demethylase 8: MSVQEIFSKHLPRVEEIIEENCDELHKFVFNSAILSIKRSQEDSGTSSESLGMEFQENICTISALRTFTWEMLHIGHWNKVAIGQRINYSLATFLEVFLNLQIRNNPENLIAWLEELDTGILLGAPILSQNGQDILKTCASSISEEISLRQEPQSFPMTCKIQPSPSHGVTTRKIPIDTLELPSIQEFREKFFLPQIPVLIQNCIEHWPARAKWSDLGYFIQRFGYRTVPIEIGSQYTESNWGQKLVRLKDFIDRQFISRKNDTIVEYLAQHDLLNQIPELQEDIRIPDYCYISSPDNEVKSEVEVKIWFGPWGTVSPLHFDKKHNLLAQLVGTKRLLLADPKDSEDVYPFAGEMLSNTSQVDLENVDELQFPNIKNVSFHEIILNSGEMLYIPPGWWHHVRALSNSISISFWWEDKIQSL